One window from the genome of Microcoleus sp. bin38.metabat.b11b12b14.051 encodes:
- a CDS encoding tetratricopeptide repeat protein, producing MLNKIWQFLKRLIQRLLGTTPPPPPPPAPRPTLTDAEYESKFMEILEGVNTDWSRGDVAGFLIAKRLKDGELAAWLRRFGNGLFEGEYDDTAPTDAVASLQELARRMGLLGRIGSGELSQVAGNIGLEILTRFPLPVVEDDGGYGNLIEAVFVGNGLGVSGDGNRGGGEGESDVDAEAEAWFDRGNEHYMRGDVLGAIASFDKALEFKPDDDTGWNLQGCLLNLLGRWEEAIASFDKALEFKPDLHEAWHNRGSALRNLGRLEEAIASYDKALEFKSDDHEAWYNRGRALYKLGRLEDAIASYDKALEFKPDLHAASNNRGLALRNLGRLEDAIASYDKALEFKPDLHAAWYNRGVALGNLGRSEDAITSFDKALEFKPDNHEAWSNRGGALGNLGRWEDVIASYDKALEFKPDYHAAWNNRGNALNKLGRWEDAIDSYDKAITIKQDLWRSWSGRAQAAGKVETENNRSPFISAIAIQNPALNHRGYQGALTSYQEGLKYVDKNKEPEGWGQLHREIGRVHYSRWQSNPRLFPNLLSQAINSYYLALETLSKDAFLALHLEVLQELIKALLRAHKTEKADKLRRDATDLVHRLLQQQNYSQLSKQQLTDKLVRFHQLTVNIFMQSGEIVKALDTAELDKNVCLSWLLDSLPIPAYQEPIAETATHAQIQQLLNPTTCAIFWHLSDAALTTFIINSDGLLSPENCLSAFPEKLEAWVKDWNQQYADHQDKSKDEANQQEHPWRLEMPNKFAQLQEILQIPLIEEQLKSNGITNLILIPHRDLHRFPIHALFSDEFVITYLPSAKVGLKLKHRLTNQTGATTGGLPLQFWETHSLLSIENPDSTYSENGEEIRFPLLPAAEIESERICQIFPNSTRLKNNSITFEEVKKLLQQQHSIFNFTGHGSYEFTNPLESTLYLSKLERLTVAEIIHLNLSNYELICLSACETAVTANQNITSEYVGLVSGFMRAGAACVISTLWPVQSAASALFTIYFYQQWQETGLSKPEALAATQKWLRDATREDLAAWYQGEIDKLPKDNVKLHRDFSSNLRRLATIELNQPYQHPYYWAAFTLTGL from the coding sequence ATGCTAAACAAAATTTGGCAATTCCTCAAACGACTAATCCAGCGCCTATTGGGAACCACACCGCCACCACCGCCACCACCTGCACCCCGCCCCACCCTCACAGACGCCGAATACGAGTCGAAATTCATGGAAATCCTCGAAGGAGTGAATACCGACTGGAGTCGAGGCGATGTAGCGGGATTCTTAATCGCAAAACGCCTGAAAGATGGTGAATTGGCGGCTTGGTTGCGACGGTTTGGGAATGGATTATTTGAGGGCGAATATGATGACACCGCCCCTACAGATGCGGTGGCTTCGCTTCAGGAATTGGCGCGCCGGATGGGATTGTTGGGGAGAATTGGTAGCGGGGAATTGTCGCAGGTGGCGGGGAATATTGGGCTGGAGATTTTGACGCGATTTCCGTTGCCGGTGGTTGAGGATGATGGTGGGTATGGGAATTTGATTGAGGCGGTGTTTGTTGGGAATGGTTTGGGTGTTTCTGGGGATGGGAATCGTGGAGGTGGAGAGGGTGAATCGGATGTAGATGCTGAGGCTGAAGCTTGGTTCGATCGAGGGAATGAGCACTATATGAGAGGAGATGTTTTAGGTGCGATCGCCTCCTTCGACAAGGCCTTAGAATTCAAACCAGATGACGACACAGGCTGGAATCTTCAGGGCTGTTTACTTAATCTTTTAGGCAGATGGGAAGAAGCGATCGCCTCCTTCGACAAAGCCTTAGAATTCAAACCAGATTTACACGAAGCCTGGCACAATCGGGGCAGTGCACTGCGTAATTTAGGCAGATTGGAAGAAGCGATCGCCTCCTACGACAAAGCCTTAGAATTCAAATCAGATGACCACGAAGCCTGGTACAATCGGGGCAGGGCACTGTATAAATTAGGCAGGTTGGAAGATGCGATCGCCTCCTACGACAAAGCCTTAGAATTCAAACCAGATTTACACGCAGCCTCGAACAATCGGGGTCTTGCACTGCGTAATTTAGGCAGGTTGGAAGATGCGATCGCCTCCTACGACAAAGCCTTAGAATTCAAACCAGATTTACACGCAGCCTGGTACAATCGGGGCGTTGCACTGGGTAATTTAGGCAGATCGGAAGATGCGATCACCTCCTTCGACAAAGCCTTAGAATTCAAACCAGATAACCACGAAGCCTGGAGCAATCGGGGCGGTGCACTGGGTAATTTAGGCAGATGGGAAGATGTGATCGCCTCCTACGACAAAGCCTTAGAATTCAAACCAGATTACCACGCAGCCTGGAACAATCGGGGCAATGCACTGAATAAATTAGGCAGATGGGAAGATGCGATCGACTCCTACGACAAAGCCATTACTATTAAACAGGACTTATGGAGATCTTGGAGCGGTAGAGCTCAGGCTGCTGGCAAAGTAGAAACCGAAAATAACCGATCTCCCTTCATCTCTGCCATAGCAATCCAAAATCCTGCCTTAAATCACCGCGGCTATCAAGGAGCATTGACAAGTTACCAAGAAGGGTTAAAGTATGTTGACAAAAACAAAGAACCTGAAGGATGGGGTCAATTGCATCGGGAAATTGGCAGAGTTCACTATAGCCGATGGCAAAGCAATCCCCGCCTCTTTCCCAACTTGTTATCCCAAGCCATCAACAGTTACTATCTCGCCCTCGAAACTCTAAGTAAAGATGCCTTTCTCGCACTACATCTAGAAGTTTTACAAGAATTAATCAAAGCATTGCTACGTGCACACAAAACTGAGAAAGCCGATAAATTACGGCGAGATGCCACCGATTTAGTGCATCGCTTGCTGCAACAGCAAAACTATTCCCAACTCAGCAAACAACAACTCACCGACAAATTAGTTAGGTTTCACCAATTAACAGTAAATATTTTCATGCAGTCTGGGGAAATAGTCAAAGCATTAGACACCGCAGAATTAGATAAAAACGTCTGCTTGTCTTGGCTGCTGGATTCCTTACCAATTCCCGCTTACCAAGAACCCATAGCCGAGACAGCCACCCACGCCCAAATTCAGCAACTTCTCAATCCCACCACCTGCGCGATTTTCTGGCATCTCAGCGATGCAGCCTTGACAACATTCATCATCAACTCCGATGGGTTGCTGTCGCCAGAAAACTGTCTTAGCGCTTTCCCCGAAAAATTAGAAGCATGGGTGAAAGATTGGAATCAACAATATGCCGATCATCAAGATAAATCTAAGGATGAAGCCAATCAACAAGAACATCCTTGGCGCTTGGAAATGCCAAATAAATTTGCCCAACTCCAGGAAATCTTGCAGATTCCCCTCATCGAAGAGCAATTAAAATCAAACGGCATTACCAACTTAATTCTGATTCCTCACCGCGACTTGCACCGCTTCCCGATTCATGCCTTGTTTAGCGATGAATTTGTGATTACTTATTTGCCTAGCGCTAAAGTTGGGCTAAAATTGAAACATCGATTGACCAACCAAACCGGGGCAACCACGGGGGGATTGCCCCTACAATTCTGGGAAACCCATTCACTCCTCAGCATAGAAAATCCCGACAGTACCTACAGCGAAAACGGCGAAGAAATCAGGTTTCCTCTCCTACCCGCCGCCGAAATAGAATCAGAAAGGATTTGCCAAATATTTCCCAACTCCACCCGACTGAAAAACAACAGCATCACTTTCGAGGAAGTCAAAAAATTATTGCAACAGCAACACAGTATTTTTAACTTCACAGGGCACGGCAGCTATGAATTTACCAATCCTCTCGAATCTACTTTATATTTAAGTAAACTAGAACGATTGACAGTCGCAGAAATCATCCACCTCAACCTCAGCAACTACGAACTTATCTGCCTTTCTGCTTGCGAAACAGCGGTGACAGCCAACCAAAATATCACCTCAGAATATGTAGGATTAGTCAGCGGTTTTATGCGTGCGGGCGCAGCTTGCGTCATCAGTACATTGTGGCCCGTACAATCTGCCGCGAGTGCCTTATTTACGATTTACTTTTACCAACAATGGCAAGAAACAGGCCTCTCGAAACCCGAAGCCCTAGCCGCGACTCAAAAATGGCTGCGAGATGCCACCCGCGAAGATTTAGCCGCTTGGTATCAAGGGGAAATTGACAAACTTCCGAAAGATAATGTGAAACTGCACCGAGATTTCAGCAGCAATTTGCGACGGTTAGCTACAATAGAATTAAATCAACCTTATCAGCATCCCTACTACTGGGCTGCTTTCACCCTCACCGGATTATGA
- a CDS encoding ROK family protein: protein MTQVIGIDLGGTAIKLGRFSADGICHQSLTVPTPQPATPEAVLATMTDAIVQLNPGENAVGAIGIGTPGPADTTGRIARVAINLKDWHNVPLADWLEAKTGLPTILANDANCAGLGEAWLGAGKNFKNLILLTLGTGVGGAIILDGKLFAGHQAAAGELGLISINADGPECNSGNHGSLEQYVCIEAIRRDTGLEPLELANLAKSGDAKALEYWQNYGRYLGIGLASLIYVLTPEAIIIGGGISAASEFFLPAVQAEIERRVLPSSRENLQLLVAKLGNEAGMVGAAKLALQVAKITPMTNDQKEWV from the coding sequence ATGACACAAGTAATCGGCATCGACTTAGGCGGCACCGCAATCAAACTCGGCAGATTTAGCGCAGACGGGATTTGTCACCAATCCTTAACCGTTCCAACGCCTCAACCCGCTACGCCTGAAGCCGTTTTAGCGACGATGACCGATGCTATTGTACAACTTAACCCAGGGGAAAATGCTGTAGGGGCGATCGGCATTGGCACCCCCGGCCCAGCAGACACAACCGGCCGCATAGCCAGAGTCGCAATCAACCTCAAAGACTGGCATAACGTCCCCCTAGCCGACTGGTTGGAAGCCAAAACTGGACTACCGACAATATTAGCAAATGATGCCAACTGCGCCGGATTGGGAGAAGCTTGGTTAGGTGCAGGAAAAAACTTTAAAAACCTAATTTTACTAACATTAGGAACAGGAGTTGGCGGTGCAATTATCCTAGATGGTAAGCTATTTGCAGGTCATCAAGCCGCAGCCGGAGAATTAGGATTAATTTCTATAAATGCCGATGGCCCAGAGTGTAATAGTGGCAATCATGGTTCTTTAGAACAGTATGTTTGTATAGAAGCAATTCGGCGCGACACTGGTTTAGAACCTCTAGAATTAGCGAATTTAGCAAAGTCTGGAGATGCCAAAGCTTTAGAATATTGGCAAAATTATGGCCGCTATCTCGGCATCGGTTTAGCAAGTCTTATTTATGTTCTAACGCCGGAAGCTATTATTATCGGCGGCGGAATTAGTGCTGCTTCAGAATTTTTCTTGCCAGCAGTCCAAGCCGAAATAGAGCGGCGAGTGCTGCCGAGTTCTCGCGAAAATTTGCAGTTATTAGTTGCTAAATTGGGCAATGAAGCAGGCATGGTAGGCGCAGCAAAATTAGCTTTGCAAGTCGCTAAAATCACTCCAATGACAAATGACCAAAAAGAATGGGTTTAA
- a CDS encoding CTP synthase translates to MSKFVFVTGGVVSSIGKGIVAASLGRLLKSRDYSVSILKLDPYINVDPGTLSPFQHGEVFVTEDGAETDLDLGHYERFTDTSMSRLNSVTTGSIYQAVINKERRGEYQGSTVQVIPHITNEIKDRIFRVAKNTNPDVVITEIGGTVGDIESLPFLEAIRQFRKAVGRQNVVYLHVTLIPWIPSAGEMKTKPTQHSVKELRSIGIQPDILVCRCDRPLPLGLKQKLSEFCNVPEECVITAQDAKSIYEVPLMMEQEGLAEQTINLLQLEQRQPDLTQWQTLVKRLYSPTHKIDIALVGKYVRLNDAYLSVVEALRHGAISIGCDINLHWINSEDLESGNIENYLKQMNGIVVPGGFGIRGVDGKIAAIEYAKHHKIPFLGLCLGMQCAVIEWARHTAQLHDANSAEFNPDTANPVINLLPEQQDVVDLGGTMRLGLYPCRVNPDTLAFQLYQKEVIYERHRHRYEFNNAYRNLFLESGYVVSGTSPDGRLVEMIELPNHPFFIASQFHPEFQSRPSAPHPLFHGFMQAASVRGNQDLLENEARDLVAGKLAGS, encoded by the coding sequence ATGAGCAAATTTGTGTTTGTGACCGGGGGCGTGGTTTCTAGTATCGGCAAGGGAATAGTCGCTGCTTCCCTCGGCCGTCTGTTGAAGTCCCGAGACTACTCTGTCTCGATTTTGAAGCTAGACCCCTATATTAACGTTGACCCCGGCACCCTCAGCCCATTTCAGCACGGAGAAGTCTTTGTCACGGAAGACGGTGCGGAAACTGACCTGGATTTGGGGCACTACGAGCGTTTTACCGATACTTCCATGTCGCGCCTCAACAGCGTCACGACGGGTTCCATTTATCAAGCCGTGATTAATAAGGAACGCCGCGGCGAGTATCAAGGAAGTACAGTACAGGTGATTCCGCACATCACTAATGAGATTAAAGATCGTATTTTTCGGGTAGCAAAAAATACAAATCCTGATGTGGTAATTACGGAGATCGGCGGCACGGTGGGAGATATTGAATCTTTGCCGTTTTTGGAGGCAATTCGCCAGTTTCGCAAGGCTGTCGGGCGGCAAAATGTGGTGTATCTGCACGTCACGCTGATACCTTGGATTCCGTCGGCTGGGGAGATGAAAACTAAACCGACTCAGCACTCGGTTAAGGAACTGCGGTCGATCGGCATTCAACCAGATATTCTAGTCTGTAGGTGCGATCGGCCTTTACCTTTGGGCCTCAAACAAAAATTGTCGGAATTCTGCAACGTACCCGAAGAATGCGTCATCACAGCTCAAGATGCCAAAAGTATCTACGAAGTGCCGTTGATGATGGAACAGGAAGGCTTGGCCGAACAAACCATCAATTTGCTGCAACTCGAACAGCGACAACCCGATTTGACTCAGTGGCAAACCTTAGTCAAGCGGTTGTACAGTCCCACACACAAGATTGATATTGCTTTGGTTGGCAAATACGTGCGCTTGAACGATGCTTATCTTTCTGTAGTGGAAGCTTTGCGGCACGGCGCAATCTCGATCGGCTGCGATATAAATTTGCACTGGATTAACTCAGAAGATTTAGAATCGGGAAACATCGAAAACTATCTCAAACAGATGAACGGAATTGTTGTCCCGGGAGGTTTTGGGATTCGGGGAGTTGACGGCAAAATCGCTGCCATTGAATATGCCAAACACCATAAAATACCGTTTTTGGGATTGTGTTTGGGGATGCAATGTGCTGTGATTGAATGGGCGCGCCACACCGCCCAACTACATGATGCCAACAGCGCAGAATTTAACCCGGATACAGCAAATCCAGTCATTAACTTATTGCCAGAACAGCAAGATGTAGTCGATTTGGGCGGTACCATGCGACTGGGTTTGTATCCGTGTCGAGTCAACCCAGACACCCTCGCTTTCCAACTTTACCAAAAAGAAGTGATTTACGAGCGGCACCGCCACCGCTACGAATTCAACAACGCCTACCGCAATCTTTTCTTAGAATCAGGTTATGTAGTCTCCGGCACATCTCCTGACGGCCGATTGGTAGAAATGATCGAATTACCAAACCATCCGTTTTTTATCGCCAGTCAATTTCACCCGGAATTCCAATCTCGACCCAGCGCCCCCCACCCATTGTTTCATGGGTTTATGCAGGCCGCCAGCGTCCGGGGAAACCAGGATTTGTTAGAAAATGAGGCCCGCGACTTGGTGGCAGGGAAACTTGCCGGCAGCTAA
- a CDS encoding Rpn family recombination-promoting nuclease/putative transposase, with product MNFINPKTDFAFKKIFGSADSKDILISFLNAILYEANPIIEDLEILDPYLAPKIKGVKNTYLDVKAKIGGSKTVIIEMQVLNVESFEKRILYNATRAYSVQLKTGENYNLLNPVIALTITDFQMFEHLETVVSRFCIKEKNNLADYLAEELEFVFVELPKFDKTLEELETLTDKWIYFMKTARTLRSIPEELGNVPELRKAFGIANEANLDPDELEDLEKREIFIQDQRGAITKATRIGMEQGIEQGIKQGIRQGIEQGIEQGIEQGIEQGIEQGKQQFQQFIVSLLESRVGPLSPEIRTRISQLSSEQLDNLGKAVLDLASVSDLTDRLQTYSRSR from the coding sequence ATGAATTTTATCAATCCCAAAACAGACTTTGCCTTTAAGAAAATCTTCGGCTCTGCTGACAGCAAAGACATTTTGATTAGCTTCTTAAATGCCATTCTATACGAAGCAAATCCCATCATCGAAGATTTAGAAATCCTCGACCCTTATTTGGCTCCAAAAATTAAAGGTGTAAAGAATACTTATTTGGATGTCAAAGCTAAAATTGGTGGTAGCAAAACTGTGATCATTGAAATGCAGGTGTTGAATGTAGAATCTTTTGAAAAGCGGATTTTGTATAATGCCACTAGAGCTTATTCGGTGCAATTGAAAACCGGAGAAAACTATAACCTGCTAAATCCAGTGATTGCATTGACAATTACCGATTTTCAAATGTTTGAGCATCTGGAAACAGTAGTTTCGCGGTTCTGCATTAAAGAAAAAAACAACTTAGCAGACTATTTAGCCGAAGAATTAGAATTTGTTTTTGTTGAGTTACCCAAATTCGACAAAACGTTAGAAGAATTAGAGACTCTGACTGATAAGTGGATATATTTCATGAAAACTGCTCGGACTTTAAGGTCTATCCCGGAAGAGTTGGGAAATGTACCCGAGCTCCGCAAAGCTTTTGGAATTGCCAATGAAGCAAATTTAGATCCTGATGAATTGGAAGATTTGGAAAAACGAGAAATTTTTATTCAAGACCAGCGCGGTGCAATTACCAAAGCTACCAGAATAGGGATGGAACAAGGTATCGAACAAGGTATCAAACAAGGTATCAGACAAGGTATCGAACAAGGTATCGAACAAGGTATCGAACAAGGTATTGAACAAGGTATTGAACAAGGAAAACAGCAATTTCAGCAATTCATTGTCTCGCTGCTAGAATCCCGTGTCGGCCCGCTGTCGCCGGAGATCAGAACTCGCATCAGTCAGTTATCGAGCGAGCAATTAGATAATTTAGGGAAGGCTGTTTTAGATTTGGCTAGTGTGTCAGATTTGACCGATCGCTTGCAGACATATTCTCGATCGAGGTAA
- a CDS encoding VIT domain-containing protein codes for MKFVCVLSPQRWLSAGIALLAAILFEGFANECGVWLAPNGARANTPGQNYSSVSPKILASNDVSCKGARSPETRCRVGGLFVNTPNTAREQAFALKRTEVKAKIAGNISRVEVVQKFENPFPESLEAVYVFPLPDEAAVDDMEIKIGDRIIKADIKRRDEALEIYQKARQQGRTAGLLEQERSNIFTQSLANIKPGEKIEVTIRYTESLKFAGGDYEFVFPTVVGPRYISQNTTDADRINPPVLFPGTRSGQDIAVSVEIDAGVAIGNVRSTSHQITTNRSGNLVQVQLANSDTIPNKDLILRYRVAGENTRATVLSQADQRGGHFATYLIPALNYKTNQIVPKDVVFLMDTSGSQQGDPLVKSQELMRRFIQGLNPNDTFTIMDFANTTKALSATPLANTAANRQSAINYIDKLQANGGTELLNGIQSVMNFPAAPTGRLRSIVLITDGYIGNENEVLALVQRSLKPGNRLYSFGVGSSVNRFLLNRLAQVGRGTSQVIRQDEPSASAAEKFFRQINSPVLTNIQISWEGMGEKPEIYPIAPPDLFASQPLVLFGKKSDRTNGQLRIRGTQAGGKAYEQILPVNFARSGGRQRESTSVSANVTDFGNPAVAQLWGRSRIQDLMNQMFGGETKSLVESVTNTALTYRLLTEYTAFVAVSEEVRVEPDGARRRVQVPVELPQGVSYEAVSQFDAIEQTRGGAPRNFGGINSPVPVSQAAPLPRQAADSQRSRQQQIVGRLQVVSAPGLDAGAIASLNQYLRSVNLPAAVSGETVWELSVQDGRVQKVAILFEGFANDKTSTLQPTDALESLKAALNSWKPPAGFKGTLRLKLQINVDR; via the coding sequence ATGAAGTTTGTCTGCGTTCTATCCCCTCAACGGTGGCTTTCTGCTGGTATCGCATTGCTCGCAGCGATCCTCTTCGAGGGCTTCGCTAACGAGTGTGGCGTGTGGCTCGCTCCCAATGGGGCGCGGGCAAACACTCCTGGGCAAAATTATTCGTCTGTGTCGCCGAAAATCCTCGCTAGTAATGATGTTAGTTGCAAGGGCGCGCGATCGCCCGAAACTCGCTGTCGAGTCGGCGGTTTGTTCGTCAACACTCCAAATACAGCCAGAGAACAAGCTTTTGCTCTCAAGCGGACTGAAGTTAAAGCAAAAATTGCTGGGAATATCTCCCGCGTCGAAGTTGTACAGAAGTTTGAAAATCCTTTTCCCGAATCTTTAGAAGCTGTTTATGTATTTCCTCTGCCCGACGAAGCGGCGGTGGACGATATGGAAATTAAAATAGGCGATCGCATTATTAAAGCTGATATCAAACGGCGCGATGAAGCTTTGGAAATATACCAAAAAGCCCGACAACAAGGCCGCACTGCGGGTTTGTTGGAACAAGAACGATCTAATATTTTTACTCAATCTCTCGCTAATATCAAACCGGGAGAAAAAATTGAAGTGACGATTCGCTACACCGAAAGTCTCAAATTTGCCGGTGGCGATTACGAATTTGTGTTTCCCACAGTCGTAGGCCCGCGCTATATTTCGCAAAATACGACTGATGCCGATCGCATTAACCCGCCTGTTTTGTTTCCAGGCACGCGATCGGGTCAGGATATCGCGGTTTCGGTAGAAATAGATGCCGGAGTGGCGATCGGCAATGTCCGCTCTACTTCCCATCAAATTACCACCAACCGCAGCGGCAATCTGGTACAAGTCCAATTAGCCAATTCTGACACAATTCCCAATAAAGATTTAATTTTGCGCTATCGAGTAGCAGGGGAAAATACGCGCGCCACAGTCCTGAGTCAAGCCGACCAACGGGGCGGTCATTTTGCGACTTATTTGATTCCGGCATTAAACTACAAAACTAATCAAATTGTCCCGAAAGATGTCGTGTTTCTGATGGACACTTCCGGTTCTCAACAGGGCGATCCGCTAGTAAAATCTCAGGAGTTGATGCGGCGTTTTATTCAAGGGCTAAATCCCAATGATACTTTTACGATCATGGATTTTGCCAACACTACAAAAGCACTTTCAGCTACTCCTTTAGCCAATACGGCTGCCAACCGACAAAGTGCTATTAATTACATCGACAAGTTGCAGGCTAACGGCGGCACCGAACTGCTCAACGGCATTCAATCTGTGATGAATTTTCCGGCTGCACCAACGGGAAGGCTGCGGAGTATTGTACTGATTACGGACGGTTATATTGGTAATGAAAACGAAGTGCTCGCCCTGGTGCAGCGGAGTCTAAAACCGGGAAATCGACTTTACAGTTTTGGTGTCGGTAGTTCGGTGAATCGGTTTTTGCTCAACCGTTTGGCCCAAGTCGGAAGAGGCACGTCTCAAGTAATCCGTCAAGATGAACCGTCAGCATCCGCGGCAGAAAAGTTTTTCCGCCAAATTAACAGCCCGGTATTGACAAATATTCAAATTAGTTGGGAAGGTATGGGCGAAAAACCTGAGATTTATCCGATCGCACCGCCGGATTTGTTTGCGAGCCAGCCGCTGGTTTTGTTTGGCAAAAAGAGCGATCGAACTAACGGCCAACTTCGCATCCGCGGCACTCAAGCGGGCGGCAAAGCTTACGAGCAGATTTTACCTGTTAATTTTGCTCGCTCCGGCGGGCGCCAGCGGGAGTCAACATCAGTCTCCGCAAATGTTACCGATTTTGGCAATCCGGCGGTAGCTCAACTTTGGGGGCGATCGCGCATTCAAGATTTAATGAATCAAATGTTTGGTGGCGAGACTAAATCTTTGGTGGAATCTGTGACTAATACCGCTCTGACTTATCGCTTACTGACGGAATACACGGCTTTTGTGGCGGTGAGCGAAGAAGTGCGAGTCGAACCTGATGGTGCTCGCCGTCGGGTGCAGGTGCCTGTGGAATTGCCGCAGGGTGTCAGCTATGAGGCTGTTAGTCAGTTCGACGCGATCGAGCAAACCAGAGGCGGCGCTCCTCGCAACTTTGGCGGAATTAACAGCCCGGTTCCGGTGAGCCAAGCCGCTCCTCTCCCGCGGCAAGCCGCTGATAGCCAACGATCGCGCCAGCAGCAAATTGTGGGTAGATTGCAAGTAGTCAGCGCTCCGGGATTGGATGCTGGGGCGATCGCATCTTTGAATCAATACCTGCGATCTGTTAATCTTCCAGCGGCGGTTAGCGGCGAGACGGTGTGGGAGTTATCCGTACAAGACGGCCGCGTACAGAAAGTGGCGATCCTCTTCGAGGGCTTCGCTAACGACAAAACGTCCACGCTGCAACCAACAGACGCCCTTGAGAGTCTCAAAGCAGCCTTAAACTCCTGGAAACCTCCCGCAGGATTCAAAGGCACGCTGAGGCTGAAATTACAGATTAATGTCGATCGTTAA
- a CDS encoding pentapeptide repeat-containing protein, giving the protein MEVSELLNNYEKGQRDFAGADLSGANLSGAILIGVNLSRANLSGANLSRAFLTKATLKGALMQRTNLSFAKMGEAKLSGADLTKANLSGAFLVKAKLPRVKLSGATLTGANLRSAVLWNANLCSADLQLVNLLGANLTGANFKWANLYGAKLNSAKLFGAQLTGVSLRRAQLTGVNLCGADLSGVNVSEAKLMGANLEGSNLAGANFSAAQLRGVKLAGANLTGAKFRGSCLRGANLNWAKLCQADLMAADLSEATLIGANLDNALLAGAILPESTRRYFSLAGACKVNSWEVTELKNG; this is encoded by the coding sequence ATGGAAGTTAGCGAACTGCTCAACAATTACGAAAAAGGACAAAGAGACTTTGCTGGAGCCGATCTGAGCGGTGCAAACCTCAGCGGAGCAATATTAATCGGGGTCAACCTTTCGCGGGCTAATCTTTCCGGGGCGAACCTCAGCAGAGCATTTCTTACCAAAGCAACGCTCAAAGGCGCACTGATGCAAAGAACAAATCTGAGTTTTGCCAAAATGGGCGAAGCCAAACTCTCAGGCGCAGATTTGACAAAAGCTAATTTGAGCGGAGCTTTTTTGGTAAAAGCCAAATTGCCCAGAGTCAAGTTAAGCGGTGCAACTTTAACCGGCGCCAACCTGCGGAGTGCAGTGTTGTGGAATGCCAATTTGTGCAGCGCCGACTTGCAATTAGTTAACTTGCTGGGGGCCAACCTCACGGGAGCTAATTTTAAATGGGCCAACCTTTACGGTGCAAAGCTCAACAGTGCCAAACTTTTTGGAGCTCAATTAACCGGAGTCAGTCTGCGGCGAGCACAGTTGACAGGAGTGAATCTTTGCGGTGCGGATTTGAGCGGCGTCAACGTCAGCGAAGCTAAATTGATGGGAGCTAATTTGGAAGGCTCGAATTTGGCGGGGGCAAATTTCAGCGCCGCTCAGTTGCGGGGAGTGAAGTTGGCGGGAGCAAACTTAACCGGGGCTAAGTTTAGAGGAAGTTGTTTGAGAGGGGCAAATCTGAATTGGGCAAAGCTGTGTCAAGCAGACTTGATGGCGGCCGATTTGAGCGAGGCGACGTTAATAGGGGCTAATTTAGATAATGCTTTATTGGCGGGGGCTATTTTGCCGGAATCTACAAGGCGCTATTTTTCCTTAGCTGGGGCGTGCAAAGTCAATTCTTGGGAAGTTACGGAACTTAAGAATGGGTAA
- the cutA gene encoding divalent-cation tolerance protein CutA has protein sequence MTVNFGVVLVTAASEAEAENLAKYLVEHKLAACVSLSPIRSIYTWQGEIHAESEWQLVIKTDLAKFEALKTKIQELHSYEVPEIIAIPIVAGSQAYLNWIGQSLGSQ, from the coding sequence ATGACAGTTAATTTTGGGGTGGTGTTGGTAACTGCTGCATCGGAGGCGGAGGCGGAAAATCTCGCTAAATATCTAGTTGAACACAAGCTGGCTGCTTGTGTGAGTTTGTCACCAATTCGATCGATTTATACTTGGCAAGGTGAGATTCATGCCGAGTCAGAGTGGCAGTTGGTGATTAAAACTGATTTGGCTAAATTTGAGGCTTTAAAAACAAAAATTCAGGAACTCCATTCCTATGAAGTTCCCGAAATTATTGCTATTCCCATTGTCGCGGGTAGTCAGGCTTATCTGAATTGGATCGGACAATCTTTAGGTTCGCAGTGA